The DNA segment AGTCGATCTAGCTCTCGGTCTACTGCTTCTTGTACGGCGTAAGCCACTGGTCGTTTAGGGCGAAACACAGGGCGACTATTTTCTTTTATAGCAAAAGATACGTTTCCTTTCTTACAAAGTCCGGTTCCTTGGAATACTTTAGGAAAACGTTCTTGCCACGTTCTTTGCGACGTGAATTTAGTACCTCGTACTTGGCAGCAGAAATTATCTATTGGTAAAGACCAAAGAGCAAAAAGATCGATGAGGTCAGCACCTAAAAGCATTAAACGTGTCGGGGAAACAGTAATTGTAGCTTCTTTGGTCTGATTGCCTACACTGGCTTTGCATACAAATTCCCCGTCTAGTGCCAAATTAGTGCCAGAAGCTGATCGTGCAACCACTGCCGGTGGTGATAATGTCGGACTGCCAATCTTTTTCCAAGCTTCACGATCAATGACTGTGATGTCAGATGCCGTATCAAGCTGCAGACGGACGGGCGTGCCATTCATTGCAATAGTGACATATCTGCGGCGTTTCTGAACACTATGCACGTTCACCGTAACTACTCTGGTCTGTGTTTTGCCTTGCTTTTTATATTTCGGCTTATTATACTTCTGGCGATTTGCTGTTTTGCAGAAACCCTCTTTGTGTCCCGTTCTGGAACAGATCGTACACTGGTGTGCTTGATATCTGCAGTCATGCACCCAGTGTGTACCTCCGCAGAGCCAACATGGTTTGCTGGGATTCGCTTTTGAGGCATTTGGAAACTTTTTCTGAGGGTAGGGCGTTTTCAGGTTCACTGCCAAAACTCGATCATTTCCCGGTGTCTCGATCATCGCactatctttttttaaatttcccaATCTACTGCATTCGGCGGCTAGCTGTTGCAACGTCATGCTATGGTCCTCTATTTTTGCCAGCAAGCGTGTTCGTATGTCTGCATCAGTCTCGTCCTTCATACCACAGACGAATAGCAAGCACTTGAAGTCCTCCTCGTTGAGCTTGCCGAGCTCGAATTCAACGGCCGCCTTGTTGATTCGACAGGCATAACTTAGATGGTCTTCGTTCCGCTTCTTCACTAACTGCAGGCATCTGAATCGCTTACTCAGCAGCGATTCCTGGTAGTCGTAGAGGGTTGACAGCTTTTCCACCGTTTGCTCGAGCGAAAAATCGGACGGGCGGCTTGGCAGGATGAAACTCAAATAACGGTCATGCTCGGCAGCTCCCAGTTTCCGCAGCAATAACCGGACTTTCGCAGCATCGTCGATCCTAGCAGCATCTTTCTGGAACAAGTCTACGTAGCGTGAGTACCAGTTTTTGAACGTGATTCCCGTGTCCGTATCGAACCGGAACTCTGAAATATTTCGAGACAAGGAATCAATTATTTGTTCATGACTAAAACTGGTTGTTGCAGCGCCGTGACTTATAAGGCGTTGCTGCAAAAACTCATTCAGAATCTTCTGTTGCTGGGCCATTTGCTGTTGAAGCAAATTTAACGTTTTCAGCATCGGGTCATCATGCTGCTCCAGACGTTGCGCCTGCGATGGCGCGGGCGCCTGCGATGGCGCGGGCGCTTGCAATGGCGCTGGAGTGAAAAACGATGGCGCTGGACCTGGCAGCGATGGCGGCGGCGCGAATGCAGTTCCTTCCCGGCGTCCACTATACTGCTCCTGGGTTGAGAAAACTCCTTGCAGCAGGCCGCTTGGATGCGCGGCTTGGACAGGAACGGGAACACGGCCTTGCGACAATCGTCGTTGATCGGCATCTCCAAAAAGGTCACCAGAGTTCACTTCGTCCGTCTCCATCCTTCGACGTTTCCGACGCGGTGAAGGTATtttaacacacgcacatacgaTACGCGATCACACAATACGAATAAACGAACACGTTAAAAGGTCCCGATCGGCACACGAGATAAAATGCACACGTTAAAATTGGGTTATAAACACGCAAACTAGCGGTATATTATAAAACTttatcctcgtcgccacttttaCGTCCGTTAGTGGCTATATGCGACAATGGACAATACACACACGAACATAAATATAGTTATAAACTTAACGGATGCTTTATTGCTTAGTTGTGTACGCCGCGCTGCCCCGATGCGAAGTGTCTTCTGCTCTTCGCGCAGCAGCCGAACGATCCACCCCGACCGATCGCTCTCAGGCGCTCACGGCTCGTCAACTGCAGTAAGAGCGGCTTACTGCAGAGAGAGCACGCGAGCAGCTGGCTGCATTCTTTCATCTAACAGTAAataaactgtgaaacgtcaaaacactggggtaaaatgggccacaacaactgcgcttaggtaatggtctatgcttttgcgctccgtttcgtgaattgtattttcgttctatcttttgttttgctggtcaggaaagcccttaaaattcttccaaaaatatgttaggccgcaaatacacgacgcgcgtttccgcgGGCGCGTTCAAACGCGTATAACAGTTCCGCAGAGATATCCAGCTGAGCATCCCCAGGTGACAACTGTTCTACATTTTTAGCTTAAACTCCTCGTGAACAGCTCGATTTAACCCATTGCCTCATATAAACGCTTGAAAACATGGATGTGTGAGTGAACAACGATGTGTTGAAGCGTTGAAGTTTATGTCAGAACTTCGGTAGAAGCTGGGCAAACAGGAAGCTTGCAGTTTCGTCCTCGGTGATAAACAACCGAAACACTGAGTAAGAAGAATTAAACGATCTATCTAGGAGCATCAGAATAGCGGGGAAATGAATGTACCAACAAATCAACGTGAAAGAGtgttttttaataaactttttgtttcataCGGATTGAAGATtacacatgttttgttttgggccgGTAGCTTGTGCACAACGTGATGACAATTCTCAAAATGGCACCAGAAAAAACGCTTCACGCTGACGTTTCAACTGTTATAATAAGCTTAAACTCTGGTATATCGCTTGCTCTTTAAGCCAGTTTTAAGCCTGCTCTTTAAGCTTCCAGCAACTCGAAAAACGCTAACaatctgctcgaaaatgtcactcGAAAATGGGTCTCTGCGTTTCCGCGGTAGCGCGTTcgaatgacatttcatttctatggctggattgttatacgcgtttccgcgggcgcggaaacgcgcgtcgtgtatttgcggccttatcaaaattaaaacagtttttacacgtttaaatctacaaaatcgattcttttgaagctgtgtctgttatcattattgaggcgacaaatacaacaccatagcctcaccaaacgccatttgtcaaaagtatctgcccattttgccccaagcgtaactgcccattttgccccacgtgaagcatttttgtattttatgttatattagtaaaaatacgcattcgatcgccttgctttcttcagacaaattgtatagaaatatcatatctttaatagtatataatgtaaaacttcaacgcatccctgtgacactgggttaagcttattttcgaagtgacaaaaattacatcaatatgctactaaaccttattttgcacttttcttggttattttttgtgttagggttatgaaacttacatggtgttcataaaacactctaatgaatacattttgagcattggaaagtagctttgtagtcaaataatgcttaaatagagggtgcccattttgccccacatgcccattttgccccgctttcccctacagGAAAATGAGCCGGCCAAGGAGCGGGCACTGGTACAGGCACGGTTCTGTAAAGCGGGCAGAGTGAAACAAGTCTGAGTAAACCCTTTTTAGATTTCATGTGATCGAGTGTTGATGCTTACCTCGTGTAGGTGACCGGAAATGAATCCTGGAAGTCTGAACGGTCTGGCAAAGGTTGAACCAACCGGATTAGCTTCCTCATCTGATCCTTGAATAGGGACTGCTCCGAGCGACGCTCTGAAGAGCACCGGTTGCGTGCGCTGATGGAGTTTCCTAGCCCCAACCCCGCTCCATACCTGTGCTCGATCGCACGCTACTGATTCTCGTTTTTTCACGCTGAGAGactcattttcactttttttacattttttattttacatcacaACATCACTCCGACaggttttcgtttcattagcaCGAGATTAACAGAATGGCGAATGACAGATAGAATACCGAGCCTCGGCTAATCCAAGTAGTAAAGCTGAAATCTCGGTTATTTTGACGGATTATCTCGGTGACAGCAGTGTTAACGTATGTGCTCGGCATGTTGTGTTGCCGAGTTTCggttcaaatatttatttaactgatatttcagttttaaatggtACTGATTTTCGGCTACTGGGTTGTTTCAACTGACATATCAGCAAGAATCGAAAGAGCCGACGGATTTCGGCAGTTTTTTAACCGAggtcgtgaaatatttttaagtgtgtaCGAGAAAATGGAATGGATGAACTCCTCAAAAGAATGGCGGATGCGGGCAATATATTTTAGCATTGTCGATCGTTACGCTTCCGAACACTACAGGCCGAGTTATTGAACATAGTTTCACTTCTTTTAATAATTTACTAAAACTACagtctttttcttcttcttttatttggcGTTAAAGTCATACGTGGACATATCGGCCCATACAGGCTTTCAATACAGTCCTTATACGGGGAATCGGTCCATTCGAGGCTTAAACCCACAACGGGCATGTTgtaaagtcgtacgagttgacgagtGTATCATGGAACCGCCCCTTAGCTTAAGTAACTTCCTCATTTTCCAGCACATTTTTCCGTTTGATATATAATTGAATAGGGattgttttggtgttttgcGTTATAACCGACTCCAGAGCCGTGGTTGCCTGGAGCCTAGCGGAGCTGGTTATTCCATGAAATCGCATATTTCATTTCTATGACATTATTTACTGTTATGGCCCAACCTGCCTAACACATTAGGCCACTCACCGACGACAGGCAAGGGTCTTCGTgtgatgtgtgagtgtaggaGGTCGGGTCTCTCGGGAGAATGAGAGGGCATCAAGCGGGAACCGAGCGGTGGTCGGGCACTCGGTACGGGCCGGCAGAAGGGCAACGACATTATCATGAATACACGGTTTTTACCTACATCGTAAGCTTAAACCCTTCCCGCGTTGTTGGCCGTTGTTGAGTAGCGCAACATatcacaacagtggcgacgagagtaaaagaaaagagagactATTTTATTCCAAACaagtatttatttcttttatcgAACCCGACGAATTTTAATTTGCGTGCTATTTGTTAAAAGTGTGTCGTTTATGGAACTCTAAGTGTTTTATATTGTGTGTATCGCGCTAATAAGACGGGACAATTTCGCGTAAGCGTAGAAGGATGTTAAACCCGGACGAAATGATGGAGGATGAAGAACATCGACGTTTATCGCAAAATTGGGGAAACGCGGGTTTTagcaacgggcagcagcaactgcaACAGCCATTGCCAAACAGTGCAGCGTTACCAGCTCAGCCACAGTCGCAGAACATGGCCGGAGCGCCATCGCAGCAAGGTGCATCGACCTCGAGCCCGGACGCTGGGCTTTCGCAGATGATTCAACTattgcagcagcaaatgaGTCAGCAACAACAGCTTATGACGCAAATATTGCAATATCAACAGCAACCGGCAGCACAGTTGCTACAGCATccacagcagccacagcatcCACAGCCTCCGCAAGAAAGTTCGACACCGACAAACCCCGAGCTTATCCTCGAAGCTTTAGCAAGCAATATAAGTGAATTCCGGTATGATGCAGAGTCGGGAGCAACATTTAAGGCATGGTTTGAGCGGTATGAAGATCTGTTTCTACGGGACGCTTCCCGACTCGACGACGGTGCAAAAGTAAGGCTCCTAGGACGTAAGCTGGGCACCGTAGAACATGCACGTTATACCAGTTTTATTTTACCCCGCGCACCCCGTGACATGTCATTCGATGAGACAGTTGAAAAATTAACGGCGCTTTTCGGCAGAACAGAGTCTCTACTAAGCAAACGCTACAAGTGTATGCAGATAGCTAAATCGTGCAAAGAAGATCTGCTCACGTTTGCTTGCCGTGTGAATAGGGCGTGTGTCGATTTTGAGTTCGCTGGGATGAATGAGGAGCAATTTAAGTGCCTTATCCTGGTGTGCGGGCTTAAGGAAGAAATCGATACCGACATGCGCAATCGGCTGCTTGCCCGCATTGAGGAGAAGAATGACGTTAAATTGGAGCAACTATCGGCGGAATGCCAGCGTATAACTAATATAAAGGTGGATAGCGCGTTGATCGCTAATGATCACGGAGAACGAGTGTTTGCGGTGAAAAACGGTGGCCAAAGATCGCATCAACAGCAGTTTTATCGGCAGCAGTACCAACCTTTCGGTCAACAAACTCAGACACATCCCAGAGGAAACACCATGTATTTACAAAAGCCAACGAATGCGTGCTGGTCGTGCGGTGGTCCCCATTGGAAGAGAGAATGTCCATATAAGTCACACGTATGCACGGATTGCGGAAGATATGGACATCGGGAAGGATATTGTGAAAGAGCAAATCGATTTCAGCGACAGGACAACAAGAGAGGGAGCACACAAGTTGCAACGCGAGTCGTAAACGTAAATGTGTGCAACGTAGAAGCAAGGCGGAAATATGTGAACGTGTTGATAAATGGAACACCTGTTAAGCTGCAGCTCGATACGGCGTCCGATATCACAGTGATCAGCGAGGGGCTATGGAGGGATGTCGGACAGCCTCCTTTGATGGCAGCAACAGTAAAAGCGAAGACAGCCTCGCAAAATTATCTGCAACTAAAGGGTGAGTTTGATGCATCAATAACCATCGCTTCTAGAACTCAACAGGTAACAATCCGAGTCGCACGGGCCAACCTTTTCCTGCTGGGAGCGGACGTGGTGGAAGCTTTTGAGCTCGGATCAATCCCGATGGACCAGTTCTGTAGTAACATCGATGCGGTGAGTACACCTAAGTCAGTATGGGAGAAGCGTTTTCCGACAGTTTTCAAGGGCATGGGGCTTTGTTTAAAATCGAGCAtaaaattggaaataaaagagGGCAGTCACCCTGTATTTCGTCCTAAGCGCCCCGTGGCTTATGCAATGCTACAGACTGTCGATGAAGAACTGGACCGTTTGGAAGCCCTGAAAGTCATTACTCCCGTGGATTACTCGGATTGGGCTGCCCCTATAGTGGTTGTACGGAAGGCAAATGGAAAAATCAGGATTTGCGGTGATTACTCGACAGGGCTGAATGACATCCTACGACCACATGAGTACCCGCTTCCACTGCCAGAGGACATTTTTGCTAAGTTAGCCCGATGCCAAATTTTCAGTAAGATTGATCTCTCCGATGCTTTTCTTCAGGTGCAGATTGATGAAAAATTTCGCCCGCTGCTAACAATAAATACCCATCGTGGGCTATACCACTACAACCGTCTACCGCCTGGCATAAAAATAGCCCCAGCAGCATTTCAACAACTGATTGATACCATGTTGGCAGGAATAACAGGAGTTTGCGGCTATATGGATGATCTCATAATTGGAGGCATGTCAGATAAAGACCATGATAATACGCTAAATCTTGTACTAAAACGAATTGAGGAATTTGGTTTCACATTACGACCTGACAAATGTGTGTTTAAAATGTGTCAGATTAAATATCTCGGGCATGTAATCGATGGCAGGGGAATACGTCCTGACCCTGAAAAGATTAGCGCTATACAGAATTTATACCAGCGACAATACACCAGCGCTATACCAGCCCCCACCGATATTGCCGGAGTTAGATCTTTCCTAGGGGCAATTAATTATTATGGAAAATTTGTTCCAATGATGCGCGATCTAAGATTCCCCCTTGATAATCTTCTaaagaacgaaaaacaatttaaatggaCAACAGAATGCGAAGCAGCTTTCAAgaaatttaaagaaatactGTCATCAGAGCTGCTATTAACACACTACGATCCTATGGCAGAAATAATTGTATCAGCAGACGCTTCATCCGTTGGAATCGGAGCTACTATTAGCCATAAATTTCCAGATGGAAGCGTTAAGGTTATACAGCATGCTTCACGAGCGCTGACCAAGGCGGAGTTTAATTACAGTCAGATTGATCGCGAAGGCTTGGCCCTCGTTTATGCAGTTACCAAGTTTCATAAGATGCTATACGGCCGTCATTTCAGACTCCAAACAGACCACCGTCCCCTGCTCCGGATTTTTGGCTCGAAGAAAGGCATTCCCGTCTATACAGCTACCAGATTGCAGCGATTTGCCCTGACCATGCAGCTGTACGACTTTTCTATTGAGTACGTGCAATCAGGACATTTCGGGAATGCAGACATCCTCTCGCGGCTTATAAGAAACCACGTGAAACCGGAACGCGAATACGTAATCGCCAGCCTTAGCTTGGAGGAAGATGTAAGGTCAGTAGCAGTGAATGCAATAATTAATTCCTCTCCTCTTTGTTTTAGAGACGTAGAACAAAGTACGCAATCGGATTCTTTGCTGCGAGAGGTTTATCGTTATATACAAGAAGGCTGGCCGCGTGAGACTAGCTACGGCTCGGAATTAGCGCGTTTCCATGACCGCAAAGAGGCACTATCGACGGTTGAAGGGTGCATTTTGTTCGGGGAGAGGCTGGTTATACCCGCAGACCTTCGAACACAGTGCTTGGAACAGCTCCACCGTGGTCATCCAGGAATCCAACGGATGAAATCGCTTGCGCGAAGTTATGTGTACTGGCCACTGATGGACAATGAAATAGTACAGTACGTAGCTACTTGTGAACTATGCGCAGCGGCTGCCAAGTCACCACCTCAAGCAATACCAGCACCGTGGCCGAAACCTTCCGGCCCTTGGCAACGACTACATGTGGACTACACTGGGCCAATTCAGGACGCCTACTTCCTAGTAGTGGTGGACGCGTTTTCCAAGTGGCCAGAAATTATAAAAACTTCCACAACTACCACACGAGCTACGGTTGCCATATTACGAGGATTATTTGCACGTTTCGGAATGCCCCTTACAATTGTGAGTGACAATGGGCCGCAATTCACAAGTGATGCATTTAAGGAATTCTGTGAAAGCCGCGGCATTCAACATATAACTACGCCACCATTTCATCCGCAGTCCAACTGTAATGAGTTCGGATGatgttacggtcgccatgtaatgcgatgatcgtacaactgtacttcgagtaccgtcgcggtaggtcagtgtttcgctgacatgagccgaggtggaataaaacttcgttcgagcggacttttcgacacttgatcgtccaggcgatcatagaaacctttaggaggtttcccttactggaaacgttggagtttagaggccttaccttgggtagggggacataactaaactctttaaatgagaagtcgatagatgtaggatagacatagtcctatcctgacagtccgaacgaatctgacttgccatgatcggagttggttttatttatactcaaaagaagttaagggtttctcacatttggttccgggttgtatgttggaaagttattgttttcactcagctagttacgtttgtcttttgttgacaagaacgatggttcttgtcactaagttcctgttttgggtttaacgcatatactgttcctgctttgggttacatactgttcctgcttatgttgtgcgtttcggttgtttttgataagtgtgtcacatctgttatttgtttgaatggacggcctgaactcttccgggtgcggtgctatggtatgatctgatttactgaatgtgttataatgaatgtgttacaatggtgtggtttggctttccaaagtgtgttacaatgtgtctatagctgatagtgtgtattataataagttgtgtatagcagatatgctacacaaCGGACAGGCAGAGCGGTTTGTAGACACCCTAAAGCGCACATTAAGAAAGATACAAACAGGAGACATGTCTATAGATGAGGCGCTGGACACTTTTCTGCAGTCTTATCGTACCACGCCTAATCCGGCGCTTGAGGGGAATGAAACGCCAGGGGAATTGATGGTTAAGTTTCCCGTAAGAACCCACCTCGATCTTTTGCGCCCGCCAACTGTAATTGAAAGGGAAACTAATATCGTTTATGGAGGATTTATGCCAGGTGACGCTGTTTTAACAAAAGTGTATGGGCGGAATTCATGGAGATGGATATCGGCTGAAGTGATAAGTAAGTTGGGGAACGTCATGTATCAACTAAAAGGGTCAGATGGCAGAATGCTCCGAAGACATCAAAACCAAATGCGGAAGCGAGCATCGAAGGACATCCCTCAGATACTGCAGCCAGGTAGCGAATCCATTCAACTACCCATTGATGTTATACTGGATGAATGGAAACTTCCGTTGGTGAGCGATGAATTACCACTAACCGATACGTCAGGAGGATCGTGCTCGGACCCTCTCCCTCAACCACTCTCCCCGGAGCGGACGGCACCCCCGGAGACCAGTACTACCATGTTACGTTCACCTCGTCGGTCTTCAAGGAATAGAAGACCCCCGCGATGGTTCGACGCGTTCGTGTTTtaaagggggagatgttatGGCCCAACCTGCCTAACACATTAGGCCACTCACCGACGACAGGCAAGGGTCTTCGTgtgatgtgtgagtgtaggaGGTCGGGTCTCTCGGGAGAATGAGAGGGCATCAAGCGGGAACCGAGCGGTGGTCGGGCACTCGGTACGGGCCGGCAGAAGGGCAACGACATTATCAGTGAATACACGGTTTTTACCTACATCGTAAGCTTAAACCCTTCCCGCGTTGTTGGCCGTTGTTGAGTAGCGCAACATATCACAACATTTACCATGTTTCCTGCAGACTTTAAACATTCAATTGGGGGTTTTTCATGAACTTCATGTACTAACAATGTACTTTTCTAACTCCTGTACGTCCTAAGGTATAGCGGTCAACTCGCAAAATTGACTATCCGACAGGATGGTACTGAAAAactctcgaaagcctgtataagtCGGCATGCCTACGTACGACGTATGACATTACGCAAAATTTATAGCGTGAAGAAAAACTATTATAACTGTGTGTTTAAAACTACAAAAGTGTTTGGGTTTTGCTTTTAGTATTCTGTTTTTGTGTAATACACAACATGCTCAAAATTTCCTAAACAATTATGCAATGATTTGTAATGCAAGGCTGGTTGCTAGCAATTCCAATGGGTGGTATTCAATGCATTTAATTGATAATGCGATACAAAATTAGGTAACACCAAATATAAAAACAGACATCAAGGATTGAGTAAACCATGCAACAACATAACtgttaatgaaataaatgaaaaaacgaTACAATTTAGACACATAATAATGGTTCTATTGCGACTCTTTTACTACTAGCATTTCAGCAATAATATCTGATACATATTTTaggaaatgcaaacaaaatcaaatgcaaaatcaATTGCATAAAAGCAATAGCTCTAACACAAAGCAATTTTTACTCCAATTCATCACCACGCCTCGCCCGTTAATGATGTAAGCAGGCctttaatataaaaaagttGTTCCaccaaataagaaaaagaagatggTAAGGAAAaattaaagttgaaaatttGTAAAGAGTATAAAAGTTGGAGGTGGAGTTGGTGGAGGATAAGATTGAGACATTGCCACTAAAAGTGTAAATATGACATGTTCAAGGTCAAGGACACGATAAATAAAAGGATAGATTTTTTAAGCAGAACTATGCTTTTTAGCGATTACTTCCTTCCCAACCggcattatcgcgcgatttttatgtgtatctatcatttttctctttctaacattcagaaaaattttcattctgtcttgctcttctgggtgttggtctGGTTTTGCTCGCAACTTGGCTGTGTCACACCAAACATCCTCATGTTTCATATGGCTCTTCTCTTTCTATCGTTAGAGAGAAACTCTtgcgtctcgcttttctgggacttgtccaatttcgcttgctacaccaatcGTTCACGCAAGCGTTCTCCTCTCTTCCGCTAtttgtatcattgtacaggtactccccgatatacgctatcaatGCGGACCGGAGACAATaacgtatctcgaatattagcgAAAGTCaaatttcgaggttttcagtcaaattatagctaattttcgtataattttgcatgaagtggtaggttttagccactaagttatttatttgatctga comes from the Anopheles coluzzii chromosome 2, AcolN3, whole genome shotgun sequence genome and includes:
- the LOC125908305 gene encoding uncharacterized protein K02A2.6-like; protein product: MLNPDEMMEDEEHRRLSQNWGNAGFSNGQQQLQQPLPNSAALPAQPQSQNMAGAPSQQGASTSSPDAGLSQMIQLLQQQMSQQQQLMTQILQYQQQPAAQLLQHPQQPQHPQPPQESSTPTNPELILEALASNISEFRYDAESGATFKAWFERYEDLFLRDASRLDDGAKVRLLGRKLGTVEHARYTSFILPRAPRDMSFDETVEKLTALFGRTESLLSKRYKCMQIAKSCKEDLLTFACRVNRACVDFEFAGMNEEQFKCLILVCGLKEEIDTDMRNRLLARIEEKNDVKLEQLSAECQRITNIKVDSALIANDHGERVFAVKNGGQRSHQQQFYRQQYQPFGQQTQTHPRGNTMYLQKPTNACWSCGGPHWKRECPYKSHVCTDCGRYGHREGYCERANRFQRQDNKRGSTQVATRVVNVNVCNVEARRKYVNVLINGTPVKLQLDTASDITVISEGLWRDVGQPPLMAATVKAKTASQNYLQLKGEFDASITIASRTQQVTIRVARANLFLLGADVVEAFELGSIPMDQFCSNIDAVSTPKSVWEKRFPTVFKGMGLCLKSSIKLEIKEGSHPVFRPKRPVAYAMLQTVDEELDRLEALKVITPVDYSDWAAPIVVVRKANGKIRICGDYSTGLNDILRPHEYPLPLPEDIFAKLARCQIFSKIDLSDAFLQVQIDEKFRPLLTINTHRGLYHYNRLPPGIKIAPAAFQQLIDTMLAGITGVCGYMDDLIIGGMSDKDHDNTLNLVLKRIEEFGFTLRPDKCVFKMCQIKYLGHVIDGRGIRPDPEKISAIQNLYQRQYTSAIPAPTDIAGVRSFLGAINYYGKFVPMMRDLRFPLDNLLKNEKQFKWTTECEAAFKKFKEILSSELLLTHYDPMAEIIVSADASSVGIGATISHKFPDGSVKVIQHASRALTKAEFNYSQIDREGLALVYAVTKFHKMLYGRHFRLQTDHRPLLRIFGSKKGIPVYTATRLQRFALTMQLYDFSIEYVQSGHFGNADILSRLIRNHVKPEREYVIASLSLEEDVRLYAPNLTVIRIVNESA